The Clostridium beijerinckii genomic sequence TTTCTCTAAGTAACTCTTCTGTAACATTGAACCATTTGAACATTTTGCATATAAGATGCTCCATATCAACAATTGGTGATTGAAATATGCATTTCTTTATTGGAAGGTTCTTATATGCGTGCAAACTGAAATACGCGCCAAGACTGCACGCAAATAAGTTTATTTCTTTCCAATTTTCTTGTACATATGCTCCAATTTTTTCGAGATCATGTACTCCATTCCAAACATTGCATAGATAATTTTTATTTTTCCTTTCACCATGTTCTGGGAGATCAAAACTTAGAACCTGATATCCTCTTTCTGATGCTATCTGTGAAAACTCATGTGCACTTTCTTTGCTAGACATTTTTCCATGAACAAATATATATATTTTGTCTGAAGGTTCTCCCCATAAGATCGCTGGAATATTATCTATTTCTATTTTACTGGTGGTTTCCATAATGGCGCCTCCATAAATGTAGTTTCTTTTATATTAGGAAGAATATCATATATGGAGCAATTCATCTGCTTTTCAAAATATTCTTTCATTTCAAATGTTGCATTCCAACGTTCTACTGTAAATGGAAATGTTCCATAGCGTCTTGTCGTATTAACAAATCGCTTTTCTAACATACAAAATCCTTGAGCGTCAGCAAGTGAATCACAAAGAATTAATAATCTATCATAGTCATCATAAGTTAAATCATTAATATATTTTCTAACAAATTCACTTTCTTCATCACTCATATCATTTTGTCCTATTTCTTTATCAAAATCAGGAATCGGAAATGAATGTGTCAAACAAATTCTTCCTACTTCATCCCAACCCTTTTCCAACATAAATTTATATCCGTCAATGCCATGTCTTCTTGCACTTATGCCGTATCTTCTACCTATATCATGAAGAAGTCCTAACACATAAGCTTTGTCTGGATTAAGATTACTACATTTTTCAGCAATCATTTGCGCTGCTAATCCAACATTTATAGAATGCTCTGTCCATGGTCCTTGATTTAATTGTCCTGCTATTTCTAATTCTTTTTCAGCCACTTCTCTACTTGGAAACATATTATCCTCCTAAATGTATCATATAAATTCTAATTTATTATCCTTATTTCAATTGCTTAAATCACTATTTAATACTCTATGAATATTATGTTTGTTTATAAGTAAATTATAGCATGTTTTGTAAATGTTATACTATTATGTTTTCTAGTAGTACATTTTTTATTTACTGCATCAAATATTAATTAGATCATTTATATTTATCGCTAAATACACCAAAAATAAATATTTAATCCTCTAAATTTTTAGATTATATTATTTCTCAAAAGCTTTTCAACATCTCTGAGCCCCGATGTTTCCTATAAATTGTTAACTTTTTTTATTCTTAACTTCGTTCATTTTTAAATTGTAAAAAAGTTTTATTTGAAACTATGTTCCTTTAAAAGAATGTTTAATGGAAGCTTTAAAAATTTCTTTATTTTTAACAAGGTTTAAATTATGATATACCATATAATTAAATCCCGGTCGTATTATATTTTTAAAGCTTAAATATAATAATATGCTAAGAAACAATATTCCAATTTCAATTAAGTTTCCGTCAGATACTAAGTATGCTATACACAGCAAAGGAATAAATATTATTATATAAGCAACTATATGTATCGCTTTCCATACAGATCTTCTTTCATCTCGAAACTTAATGCTTACTAATCTATCTATATAGATTGTGCTTAGAATGGTAAATATAAAAATTATTATAAGATCATGTTATACCTCCATAACAAGAAAATATCACACTATTCATATATTGTTTTGAATAATGTGATATTAAAAACATATATCAACTTTTTAAGTTTTTGCACTAATATACTACATTTTACTATAATTGTTTATTGATTACAAATATGTTTATTTTTTTATATAGAATAACATTCAAAGTAGATTCTATTTACTAATTGGAAAGCAAACCTCAGTAACAAATTCTTCTGGACTTTTAACGCTTTGAGGTCCATTCAAATAGATATCGAAGGGTGCTCCATTATATTTATAGCCATTATCTTCAATCCATTTTACAACTTTAGCATAAGCTTCTCCAAGCCTTGAATAAGGCCCAATAAAAGTTGTGGATGCAACCAGGCCTCCTGCAAGTTCTTTTATATTTTCATTTTTCTCTGTATTCACCCTGCTATTTACGGGAACACAAACTTCACAATCTGCATTTTCCACATCAAATTCCTGCTTATCATGATAAATTGTCATTACTGGCCCCGATGGCTTAAGATTCATCCTGAAGATGTCCTCAAATACCTTTCCTATAACACTACTTATATTGCTCATACTTGTTATTGTTCTCCTGCTGATAACAATTAACGACTTTCTGTCCTTCAATTCAACTTTTAAATCCTTCTTAGCTTCCATAATATTACCTCCTAACTCAATCTTCTTAATTTTTTGTTCAATAGAATTCTTAAGTTTCAAGCTGTTTTGAACTTCCTTATTAATCTCAGCAATTTTGTCCTGTAAAAACTTTTTAAGCAAGTCAGCATCTTCCTTATCCATAATGGCTTTAATTTCTTCTAACTTCAATCCATATTCTTTTAATTCAGATATAGAAAGAAGTTTTAAAACCTGTTCATATGCATAATATCTGTACTGAGTATCTCTGTCCACATACATAGGTTTTAACAGATTAATCTCATCATAATAACGAAGTGTCTTAGTTGAAACTCTCCCAATTTTAGAAAACTGTCCAATTGTGTACACAATTAATTCTCCTTCCTATCGACAATCATAGTATAAACCTTCCTGTTAAGGTTAAAGTCAAGAGGTAATTTTATTATTTATATTTTAATTTTATCTTACGAAAAAATATTGTCTTAATTCTTTATTTAATTCTACTAAGTTCATCTAAAAAT encodes the following:
- a CDS encoding alpha/beta hydrolase; this encodes METTSKIEIDNIPAILWGEPSDKIYIFVHGKMSSKESAHEFSQIASERGYQVLSFDLPEHGERKNKNYLCNVWNGVHDLEKIGAYVQENWKEINLFACSLGAYFSLHAYKNLPIKKCIFQSPIVDMEHLICKMFKWFNVTEELLREKKEISTPIETLSWDYYRYVKEHPIDKWNIPTAIIYGSEDNLQSHEVIDNFSKKFNSDLTVSIGSEHDFHTEEQSQAIKQWLKKYI
- a CDS encoding HD domain-containing protein — encoded protein: MFPSREVAEKELEIAGQLNQGPWTEHSINVGLAAQMIAEKCSNLNPDKAYVLGLLHDIGRRYGISARRHGIDGYKFMLEKGWDEVGRICLTHSFPIPDFDKEIGQNDMSDEESEFVRKYINDLTYDDYDRLLILCDSLADAQGFCMLEKRFVNTTRRYGTFPFTVERWNATFEMKEYFEKQMNCSIYDILPNIKETTFMEAPLWKPPVK
- a CDS encoding MerR family transcriptional regulator; translated protein: MYTIGQFSKIGRVSTKTLRYYDEINLLKPMYVDRDTQYRYYAYEQVLKLLSISELKEYGLKLEEIKAIMDKEDADLLKKFLQDKIAEINKEVQNSLKLKNSIEQKIKKIELGGNIMEAKKDLKVELKDRKSLIVISRRTITSMSNISSVIGKVFEDIFRMNLKPSGPVMTIYHDKQEFDVENADCEVCVPVNSRVNTEKNENIKELAGGLVASTTFIGPYSRLGEAYAKVVKWIEDNGYKYNGAPFDIYLNGPQSVKSPEEFVTEVCFPISK